The Hyphomicrobium sp. MC1 genome window below encodes:
- a CDS encoding prolyl-tRNA synthetase associated domain-containing protein gives MPVTRQQLFQTLADLGIETETIGHPAVFTVAESDKVEIALPGAHTKNLFLRDDKGALFLVIANTETRVDLKALSKRLGAGRFSFGKPELLMETLSVTPGSVTAFATINDTGNRVKIIFDEALMAAPSVNCHPLENTATTNIARDDLLRFIRSTGHEPQVMVLTAS, from the coding sequence ATGCCCGTAACGCGCCAACAGCTCTTTCAGACCCTCGCCGATCTTGGAATTGAGACGGAAACGATCGGCCATCCGGCCGTTTTTACCGTCGCGGAAAGCGACAAGGTCGAAATTGCCCTGCCGGGCGCCCACACCAAGAATTTGTTCTTAAGGGACGACAAGGGCGCGCTTTTCCTCGTCATCGCCAACACCGAAACCCGCGTCGATCTCAAAGCATTGTCGAAACGCCTGGGCGCCGGGCGATTTTCCTTCGGCAAGCCCGAGTTGCTGATGGAAACACTCAGCGTGACGCCGGGCTCCGTCACAGCCTTTGCAACGATCAACGATACCGGCAATCGCGTGAAGATCATCTTCGACGAGGCTCTGATGGCCGCCCCCTCGGTCAACTGTCATCCGCTTGAAAACACAGCAACAACAAACATTGCACGCGACGACCTTTTGCGGTTCATTCGGTCCACCGGCCATGAGCCTCAGGTCATGGTATTGACCGCATCTTGA
- a CDS encoding ATP-binding protein, protein MCASTAAIIGTLLLVLGLVSSAVTFDSGLTAAFVGVAVLTAAAILSVTLPWKLWRQKTPVAQRDTRRADDDIEDLKDAHWRLSDNAVRYRQFLDSQRDFIVRRAKDGRLVFANTAFLEAFGVRSEDILGSRFRPHILRSESTAGMSATNLRTIELLPTRRGKRWIAWDETEVLTQDGAIEIQSVGRDITVEREIEERLRGACDRAETANREKSRFLAAMSHEIRTPMNGIIGMISLLRDTQLDPEQRTYARVAEDSARALLGLIDGILDLSKIEAGKFELANEIFSLRNCMTQMMQLMAPDAAAKKLTLNLAISDAVPEWVRGDEIRLRQIILNLLSNAIKFTDTGGISVGISIANDPPANPDAVRIAIEVADSGIGFSPDAARRLFNEFEQDASAMNRNPAGTGLGLAISKRIAQAMSGDIVASAGPDKGAVFTARVELHAAGAPPLTAGSLVPEESGRDGSETALRRAPCPPFRVLVAEDNQINALLACKIIERAGGTATVVEDGRSAITVMWEVLERKRPAFDLVLMDVLMPEIDGIMATKSIKALYRERKDAALSCPPIIALTANAFAEDRDRCRAAGMDDYLAKPFDARNLHDLLLRWAPQPLRAAPPAA, encoded by the coding sequence GTGTGCGCGTCTACGGCGGCTATCATCGGCACGCTTTTGCTTGTCCTTGGTCTTGTCTCGAGCGCCGTGACATTCGATAGTGGCCTCACTGCCGCTTTTGTCGGCGTCGCGGTGCTGACCGCGGCTGCGATCCTTAGCGTCACGCTGCCCTGGAAATTGTGGCGTCAGAAAACGCCCGTCGCGCAACGCGATACAAGGCGTGCGGACGATGACATCGAAGACCTCAAGGATGCGCATTGGCGCCTATCCGACAACGCCGTCCGCTATCGCCAATTTTTGGATTCGCAGCGCGACTTCATCGTCCGCCGCGCGAAAGACGGTCGTCTTGTCTTTGCGAATACGGCGTTCCTTGAAGCCTTCGGGGTGCGCAGCGAAGATATTCTCGGCTCGCGCTTCCGGCCGCACATCCTACGCAGCGAATCCACCGCCGGCATGTCGGCCACCAACTTGCGAACGATTGAGCTTCTGCCTACGCGGCGCGGCAAGCGCTGGATCGCCTGGGACGAAACGGAAGTCTTAACCCAGGACGGCGCCATCGAAATCCAGAGTGTCGGCCGCGACATCACCGTCGAGCGTGAAATCGAAGAGCGGCTGCGCGGCGCCTGCGATCGCGCCGAGACGGCCAATCGCGAGAAGTCCCGCTTTCTCGCCGCCATGAGCCACGAAATCCGCACACCGATGAACGGTATCATCGGCATGATCAGCCTGCTGCGCGATACCCAGCTTGATCCAGAGCAGAGAACCTATGCGCGCGTTGCGGAAGATTCCGCTCGCGCCCTTCTCGGTCTGATCGACGGCATTCTCGATCTCTCCAAAATCGAGGCGGGAAAATTCGAACTGGCGAACGAGATCTTTTCGCTCCGGAACTGCATGACCCAGATGATGCAGCTCATGGCGCCCGACGCTGCCGCCAAGAAGTTGACGTTGAATTTGGCGATATCGGACGCAGTGCCCGAGTGGGTTCGGGGGGACGAAATCCGGCTGCGCCAGATCATCCTCAACCTGTTGTCGAACGCCATAAAGTTTACCGACACGGGCGGCATCTCCGTCGGCATCTCCATCGCGAATGATCCCCCTGCCAATCCCGACGCCGTGCGCATCGCTATAGAAGTCGCCGATTCCGGCATCGGTTTCTCGCCCGACGCGGCCCGCCGCCTCTTCAACGAGTTCGAGCAAGATGCAAGCGCGATGAACCGCAATCCGGCAGGCACCGGCCTCGGCCTCGCGATTTCGAAACGCATCGCCCAGGCCATGTCCGGCGACATCGTCGCTTCGGCCGGCCCCGACAAGGGCGCCGTCTTCACCGCCCGGGTGGAACTCCATGCGGCCGGCGCGCCGCCGCTCACGGCCGGTTCGCTCGTGCCGGAGGAAAGCGGACGGGACGGCTCCGAAACAGCCCTCCGCCGCGCCCCTTGCCCGCCGTTTCGCGTCCTGGTTGCCGAGGACAACCAGATCAATGCCCTGCTCGCCTGCAAAATCATCGAACGCGCCGGCGGCACGGCGACCGTGGTCGAGGACGGACGTTCCGCAATCACGGTGATGTGGGAAGTGCTGGAGCGCAAACGTCCTGCGTTCGACCTCGTGCTGATGGACGTTCTGATGCCCGAGATCGACGGCATCATGGCCACCAAATCGATCAAAGCGCTCTATCGGGAACGTAAGGACGCGGCTCTCTCGTGTCCGCCGATCATCGCGCTGACAGCCAACGCCTTCGCCGAGGACCGCGACCGTTGCCGCGCCGCCGGAATGGACGACTACCTCGCCAA
- a CDS encoding LON peptidase substrate-binding domain-containing protein: MILTERYRRPADLPPRIPVFPLRGAILLPRATLPLNIFEPRYLEMIDHAMSGARIIGILQPVVSGDDDQESPIEKTAELRSVGCAGRITSYQELDDGRLIITLTGITRFECVGEAETEMPYRIMSVSYDKFASDLTEGLGEELVDRQNLLRVLKTYLEANRLKTDWSTIQRASNEFLINALSVMCPYGPEEKQALLEAKDLRSRAEVLVALAEIDLASNGSSGTTLQ; the protein is encoded by the coding sequence TTGATACTCACGGAGCGCTATCGACGCCCGGCTGATTTGCCCCCGAGGATTCCCGTTTTTCCTCTTCGCGGCGCGATTCTCCTGCCGCGCGCCACATTGCCCTTGAACATCTTCGAGCCTCGCTATCTCGAAATGATCGATCATGCGATGTCAGGCGCGCGCATCATCGGCATTTTGCAACCTGTCGTATCGGGCGATGACGATCAGGAAAGCCCGATCGAGAAAACGGCCGAGTTGCGCTCCGTAGGCTGTGCCGGCCGCATCACGTCGTACCAGGAATTGGACGACGGCCGGTTGATCATCACGTTGACGGGCATTACGCGCTTCGAGTGCGTCGGCGAAGCCGAAACCGAAATGCCTTACCGCATTATGAGCGTGAGCTACGACAAATTTGCCAGCGACCTGACCGAAGGTCTCGGCGAAGAACTGGTCGATCGGCAAAATCTCTTGCGCGTCTTGAAAACCTATCTCGAAGCCAACCGCCTGAAAACCGATTGGTCGACGATCCAGCGCGCATCGAACGAGTTTCTCATCAACGCTCTGTCGGTGATGTGTCCTTACGGACCGGAAGAAAAGCAGGCACTGCTCGAAGCCAAGGATCTGCGGTCGCGCGCCGAAGTTCTCGTTGCGCTCGCCGAAATCGATCTGGCGTCGAACGGCAGCAGCGGCACGACACTTCAGTAA
- the trxA gene encoding thioredoxin produces the protein MEFGAKGTEFGAPGAADMIKDATTASFKADVLDASKTVPVIVDFWAAWCGPCKQLTPVIEKVVRSYSGKVRLVKVNVDENQAISAQLRIQSLPTVYAFRDGQPIDGFVGVQPESAIKAFVDRLVADDAEIGIAEVLKTGEELLEQDDLQGAAEVFASILQEDPANAEAIAGLTSCYMKSGDIARAKQTLALVPPDKRELAAVKSLEAAIELAEKGADTGELDALQKRVAENPQDFQARLDLAVGLGATGDRQEALELLLDLIRVDRKWNDGAARKQLLQFFDAWGPKEPLVAEGRRRLSSILFS, from the coding sequence ATGGAATTTGGCGCTAAAGGCACGGAGTTCGGTGCACCCGGTGCCGCCGACATGATCAAGGATGCAACCACCGCTTCGTTCAAGGCTGACGTTCTCGATGCCTCGAAGACGGTTCCTGTCATCGTCGATTTCTGGGCGGCCTGGTGCGGCCCCTGCAAGCAGCTCACGCCCGTTATCGAAAAGGTCGTGCGCAGCTACAGCGGCAAGGTCCGCCTGGTGAAGGTCAACGTCGACGAGAACCAAGCGATTTCGGCGCAGCTTCGCATCCAGTCGCTGCCGACCGTCTACGCCTTCCGCGACGGCCAGCCGATCGACGGTTTCGTCGGCGTGCAGCCGGAAAGCGCGATCAAAGCTTTCGTTGATCGCCTCGTGGCCGACGATGCTGAGATCGGCATCGCCGAAGTTCTCAAAACCGGCGAAGAACTGCTGGAGCAGGACGACCTGCAAGGAGCAGCCGAAGTTTTCGCGAGCATCCTCCAGGAAGATCCGGCCAACGCCGAAGCCATCGCCGGTCTGACGTCCTGCTATATGAAGAGCGGCGACATTGCCCGCGCCAAGCAGACATTGGCGCTCGTGCCGCCGGATAAGCGCGAGCTTGCTGCCGTCAAAAGCCTCGAAGCAGCGATCGAGCTTGCGGAAAAAGGTGCTGACACTGGCGAACTCGATGCGCTCCAAAAGCGCGTCGCCGAAAACCCTCAGGATTTTCAAGCTCGTCTCGATCTCGCCGTCGGCCTCGGCGCGACCGGCGACAGGCAGGAGGCGCTTGAGCTTCTGCTCGATCTCATCAGGGTGGATCGCAAATGGAACGACGGAGCCGCACGCAAGCAGCTTCTGCAGTTCTTCGACGCCTGGGGCCCCAAGGAACCTCTGGTGGCCGAAGGGCGCCGGAGGCTATCATCCATCCTGTTCAGCTGA
- a CDS encoding TPM domain-containing protein: MSFISAKDAERISAAITKAERNTSGEIVAVVADQSSRYQHIPFMWAALLALVIPWPFIHFTWMKVQWIFLIQLLVFLGLLALAWHPKVRISLVPKSILHANTRRRASEQFLAQNLHTTTGRTGVLIFVSVAEKRVEIIADSGIDALVEKGVWQKIVNDFTADISAGRVADGFERAIARIGDLLAQHFPPGAVDPNELPDHLIILRS, encoded by the coding sequence ATGAGCTTCATCAGCGCCAAGGACGCCGAGCGGATTTCGGCGGCGATCACGAAAGCCGAGCGCAATACCTCTGGCGAGATCGTGGCCGTCGTTGCCGATCAGAGCAGCCGGTATCAGCACATTCCGTTCATGTGGGCGGCGCTGCTGGCGCTGGTCATTCCGTGGCCGTTCATCCACTTCACGTGGATGAAAGTGCAGTGGATCTTTCTTATTCAACTGTTGGTCTTCCTTGGGTTGCTGGCACTCGCCTGGCACCCCAAGGTGCGAATATCGCTCGTTCCGAAGTCGATCCTTCATGCCAACACGCGGCGGCGTGCCAGCGAGCAATTTCTAGCGCAGAATTTGCACACGACAACCGGGCGAACGGGCGTGCTGATTTTCGTTTCCGTCGCGGAAAAGCGCGTCGAAATCATCGCCGACAGCGGTATCGACGCGCTCGTTGAAAAAGGCGTCTGGCAGAAGATCGTCAACGATTTTACGGCCGATATCAGCGCAGGGCGGGTGGCGGACGGTTTCGAGCGGGCGATTGCGCGGATCGGGGATCTGCTCGCGCAGCATTTTCCGCCGGGGGCCGTCGATCCCAACGAATTGCCCGATCATCTTATCATCTTGCGAAGCTGA
- a CDS encoding Trm112 family protein, whose product MTDDADDSAPDDANAVDPQLLELLVCPFTKTRLIYDANKRELLSKAAGLAFPIRNGVPLMIEDAARKLTDEDLRRL is encoded by the coding sequence ATGACCGATGATGCTGACGACAGCGCTCCAGACGACGCCAACGCCGTCGATCCACAGCTGCTTGAGCTGCTCGTCTGTCCTTTCACCAAGACACGTCTGATCTACGATGCGAACAAACGCGAATTGTTGAGCAAAGCTGCAGGCTTGGCATTTCCGATCCGCAATGGCGTACCGTTGATGATCGAAGATGCAGCCCGCAAGCTGACCGACGAAGACCTGCGCCGGCTGTAA
- a CDS encoding LemA family protein, with protein sequence MTASMQTLIVRPIAFLAIVVAALSMAGCGVNTIPTKEQQAKAAWSEVLNQYKRRSDLIPNLVETVKGFADQEKSVLTEVTKAREQTTNIQLPPDILTNPDAMKKFQDAQATLSGALGRLMAVVERYPDIKSGQNFLALQSELAGTENRIAIARRDYITAVQSYNTEINTFPGRLWKMVLYPQAKDMATFDISPEEQKVPKVDFSKP encoded by the coding sequence ATGACCGCCAGCATGCAAACTCTCATTGTTCGCCCGATCGCATTTCTTGCGATCGTCGTCGCTGCCCTGTCGATGGCGGGCTGCGGCGTCAATACAATTCCGACGAAGGAGCAGCAGGCGAAAGCCGCTTGGAGCGAGGTTCTGAACCAGTACAAGCGCCGCTCCGATCTCATTCCCAATCTCGTCGAGACGGTGAAGGGTTTTGCCGATCAGGAAAAAAGCGTGCTGACGGAAGTTACGAAAGCCCGCGAGCAGACGACGAACATTCAACTGCCGCCCGATATTCTGACGAACCCCGATGCGATGAAGAAATTCCAGGATGCGCAGGCGACGCTCTCGGGCGCGCTCGGGCGGTTGATGGCGGTCGTCGAGCGGTATCCCGATATCAAGTCCGGGCAGAACTTCCTGGCGCTGCAAAGTGAGCTTGCGGGCACCGAGAACCGCATCGCCATTGCGCGGCGCGACTACATCACGGCGGTGCAGTCGTACAATACCGAGATCAACACCTTTCCTGGCCGGCTTTGGAAAATGGTGCTTTATCCGCAGGCCAAAGACATGGCGACGTTCGACATTTCGCCTGAAGAGCAGAAGGTGCCGAAAGTCGATTTCAGCAAGCCTTGA
- a CDS encoding YgcG family protein, translating into MAGVINAARVSPWRGMARALPGLLAALVLVLSAHFSVAFADPVYPELAGRVTDEAGLLTPAEKTDIEADLASLEQTSTDQLAVVTVKSLQGYSIEDYGIGLARKWGIGQKGKDNGILLIVAPNDRKVRIEVGRRLEPFMTDTMAALIIQNAILPKFRRGDYAGGIKDGIRDIKSVVLGDAEEVKRRAAGPRTPENDPTVIFHIILFLAIVAFIIWVNYRNAQAMRAGMPGAPRRRGGIVVIPGGSGDWGGGWSGGGGDSGGGGWSGGGGDFGGGGASGGW; encoded by the coding sequence ATGGCTGGCGTCATCAACGCCGCTCGGGTTTCGCCATGGCGTGGCATGGCGCGGGCGCTGCCGGGCTTGCTGGCGGCGCTCGTTCTTGTGCTGTCGGCGCATTTCTCAGTGGCTTTTGCAGATCCGGTCTATCCGGAATTGGCCGGCCGCGTCACGGATGAAGCGGGACTGCTAACGCCTGCCGAGAAGACTGACATCGAAGCCGACCTTGCCTCGCTTGAGCAGACATCGACCGATCAGCTTGCGGTCGTGACCGTCAAGTCGCTGCAGGGCTATTCCATTGAGGATTACGGCATCGGCCTCGCGCGCAAGTGGGGCATCGGTCAGAAGGGCAAGGACAACGGCATTCTGCTGATCGTTGCGCCGAACGATCGCAAGGTGCGCATCGAAGTCGGGCGTCGGCTTGAGCCGTTCATGACCGACACGATGGCGGCGCTCATCATTCAGAATGCCATTCTGCCGAAGTTTCGGCGCGGCGATTATGCGGGCGGCATCAAGGATGGCATCCGCGATATCAAGTCGGTGGTGCTTGGTGATGCCGAGGAGGTGAAGCGGCGCGCTGCCGGACCGCGCACGCCGGAAAACGATCCGACGGTGATCTTTCACATCATTCTGTTTCTCGCGATCGTGGCCTTCATCATCTGGGTCAATTATCGCAACGCGCAGGCGATGCGGGCCGGCATGCCGGGTGCGCCGCGACGCCGGGGCGGCATCGTCGTTATTCCAGGTGGATCGGGCGACTGGGGCGGTGGATGGTCCGGTGGTGGCGGCGATAGCGGCGGCGGAGGCTGGTCGGGCGGCGGCGGGGACTTCGGCGGCGGTGGCGCATCGGGAGGGTGGTAG
- the purH gene encoding bifunctional phosphoribosylaminoimidazolecarboxamide formyltransferase/IMP cyclohydrolase — protein sequence MADQRIRRALLSVSDKTGLIDFAAALKARGIELVSTGGTAAALKAAGLSVMDVSELTGFPEMMDGRVKTLHPKVHGGLLAIRGNAVHDKAASDHGILPIDLLIVNLYPFEATVAKGATYDDCVENIDVGGPAMIRGAAKNHDSVTVVVEPSDYERVLSEIAANDGATTLATRKALAAKAFARTAAYDAAISNWFARELGNNAPEWRAFGGHLGQALRYGENAHQTAALYLSADTRVGVASAKQLQGKELSYNNINDTDAAFELVSEFDPKTPAVAIIKHANPCGVAVNASLAEAYRQALACDPVSAFGGIIALNKTIDAATAEEMTKIFTEVVIAPDATDEAKIVFAAKKNLRLLLTGGLADSRAPGLNFKSVAGGFLVQSRDASNADDLDLKVVTKRAPSEQELKDLRFAFKVAKHVKSNAIVYAKNEATVGVGAGQMSRVESSRIAAWKAAEAAKALGLDKSLTIGSVVASDAFFPFADGLITAAEAGVTAVVQPGGSMRDDEVIKAADERGLAMVFTGVRHFRH from the coding sequence ATGGCTGACCAACGCATACGCCGAGCGCTTCTCTCGGTCTCCGACAAAACCGGGCTCATCGACTTCGCCGCCGCGCTGAAAGCCCGTGGCATTGAACTCGTCTCGACCGGCGGCACCGCTGCGGCGCTGAAAGCCGCAGGCCTCTCGGTGATGGACGTCTCGGAACTGACCGGCTTCCCCGAAATGATGGACGGCCGCGTGAAAACGCTGCATCCGAAAGTCCACGGCGGGCTCCTCGCCATTCGCGGCAACGCGGTCCACGACAAGGCGGCAAGCGACCACGGCATCCTGCCCATCGATCTGCTGATCGTGAACCTCTACCCCTTCGAAGCAACCGTCGCCAAAGGCGCAACGTATGACGATTGCGTCGAGAACATCGACGTCGGCGGCCCGGCGATGATCCGCGGCGCAGCGAAAAACCACGACAGTGTCACGGTCGTCGTCGAGCCCTCGGATTACGAACGCGTGCTGAGCGAAATTGCAGCTAACGATGGCGCAACGACGCTCGCGACCCGCAAAGCGCTTGCCGCCAAGGCGTTTGCCCGCACCGCGGCTTACGATGCCGCAATCAGCAATTGGTTCGCCCGCGAGCTTGGCAACAATGCTCCGGAATGGCGCGCCTTCGGCGGCCACCTCGGGCAAGCGCTGCGCTATGGCGAAAACGCCCACCAGACGGCGGCGCTTTACCTCTCGGCAGACACGCGCGTCGGCGTCGCGTCGGCGAAACAGCTTCAGGGCAAGGAATTGTCCTATAACAACATCAACGACACCGACGCCGCTTTCGAGCTTGTCTCGGAATTCGATCCGAAGACGCCCGCGGTCGCCATCATCAAGCACGCCAATCCGTGCGGCGTCGCAGTGAATGCTTCTCTCGCCGAAGCCTACCGCCAGGCGCTCGCCTGCGATCCTGTCAGCGCCTTCGGCGGTATCATCGCGTTGAACAAAACGATCGACGCGGCAACGGCCGAAGAAATGACGAAGATCTTCACTGAGGTCGTCATTGCGCCGGACGCGACCGATGAAGCCAAAATCGTCTTCGCCGCGAAGAAAAACCTGCGCCTGCTTCTGACGGGCGGCCTCGCCGATTCACGCGCACCCGGCCTCAACTTCAAATCGGTCGCTGGCGGCTTTCTCGTCCAGTCGCGCGACGCCAGCAACGCCGACGATCTCGATCTGAAGGTCGTCACCAAGCGCGCCCCGAGCGAGCAGGAATTGAAAGACCTGCGCTTTGCGTTCAAGGTCGCAAAGCACGTCAAATCGAACGCCATCGTTTACGCCAAGAACGAAGCAACCGTCGGCGTCGGCGCCGGACAGATGAGCCGCGTCGAATCTTCGCGCATCGCGGCGTGGAAGGCCGCCGAAGCGGCGAAGGCGCTCGGCCTCGACAAGTCCTTGACGATCGGATCGGTCGTTGCCTCCGATGCCTTCTTCCCCTTCGCCGACGGCTTGATTACTGCGGCCGAAGCGGGTGTTACGGCAGTTGTCCAGCCCGGCGGCTCCATGCGCGACGACGAGGTCATCAAAGCAGCGGACGAACGTGGCCTTGCGATGGTCTTCACCGGCGTCCGCCACTTCCGCCACTGA
- a CDS encoding MFS transporter, which yields MSTLDIGEGAEQAAMATDGDVKHAPLRARVSWMLFDWSVQPHYTLVQTFLFGPYFANAIVQNSVCGLAAGSEKAACGQAMWGYAAAVAGLLIAIISPLLGAAADGRGSRKPWMAMLSLLFLASLSSLWLGVPDANMTTILIVLAGFVGATLAAELMSVFSNAIMTGLAPKEELGRLSGTGWAVGYFGGLVSLAVVAGLLVPMPGEPKTLLGLEPLLHLDGATHQSDRITGPFAAIWFAIFIIPFFLFVPDRHRASTAHPERSAAAELWETIKSLPSMPSLLIFLIARMLFTDGLSAIFAFGGIYGASVFGWGPLELGMFGIILTLVGAFGALFGGWLDDAIGPKAVIILALLALIVGALGILSVDKTHIFFTTEVAEKIVGSKPFSAPGEQVFLAFAILVGVVSAPVQAASRSLLARIAPADKITQFFGLFAFSGKVTAFLAPFCVALITQETGSQRIGMAAVLAFLAIGVVMMMFVRTRSAR from the coding sequence ATGTCGACCTTGGACATCGGCGAGGGGGCCGAGCAAGCCGCAATGGCGACCGACGGCGACGTCAAGCATGCGCCGCTCCGCGCTCGCGTCTCGTGGATGCTGTTCGACTGGTCGGTGCAGCCGCACTACACGCTGGTGCAGACCTTCTTGTTCGGACCTTACTTCGCCAATGCCATTGTGCAGAATTCGGTTTGCGGACTTGCTGCCGGAAGTGAGAAAGCGGCCTGCGGGCAGGCGATGTGGGGCTATGCGGCTGCGGTGGCGGGCCTTCTGATTGCGATCATCAGTCCGCTACTTGGTGCGGCGGCCGACGGACGCGGATCGCGCAAGCCGTGGATGGCGATGCTGTCGCTGCTCTTTCTCGCAAGCCTTTCGAGCCTGTGGCTCGGCGTTCCCGACGCCAACATGACGACGATCCTCATTGTGCTTGCTGGGTTCGTCGGTGCGACGCTTGCCGCAGAATTGATGAGCGTCTTCTCAAACGCCATCATGACGGGCCTGGCACCAAAGGAAGAACTCGGGCGGCTTTCCGGCACCGGATGGGCTGTCGGCTATTTCGGCGGCCTTGTCAGCTTGGCGGTGGTCGCGGGACTATTGGTGCCGATGCCGGGCGAGCCAAAAACTCTGCTGGGACTTGAGCCGCTTCTGCACCTCGACGGCGCGACGCATCAGAGCGATCGCATCACCGGGCCGTTTGCGGCGATCTGGTTTGCGATCTTCATTATTCCGTTCTTCCTGTTCGTGCCGGACCGGCACCGCGCATCGACGGCACATCCGGAGCGCTCGGCGGCGGCGGAGCTTTGGGAGACGATCAAGTCGCTGCCGTCGATGCCGAGCCTGTTGATCTTTCTCATCGCGCGGATGCTGTTCACGGATGGCTTGTCGGCGATCTTCGCGTTCGGCGGTATCTACGGCGCATCGGTGTTCGGGTGGGGGCCGCTCGAACTCGGCATGTTCGGCATCATCCTGACGCTCGTCGGCGCGTTCGGTGCGCTGTTCGGCGGATGGCTTGACGACGCTATCGGCCCGAAAGCGGTGATCATCCTGGCACTTCTGGCTTTGATCGTCGGCGCGCTCGGCATTCTTTCCGTCGATAAGACGCACATCTTCTTCACGACCGAGGTGGCGGAAAAGATTGTCGGGTCGAAGCCGTTTTCAGCGCCAGGCGAGCAGGTGTTTTTAGCGTTTGCGATTTTGGTCGGCGTCGTGTCGGCCCCGGTTCAGGCCGCCAGCCGGTCGTTGCTGGCGCGCATCGCGCCTGCCGACAAGATCACACAGTTCTTTGGGCTGTTCGCTTTCTCGGGCAAAGTCACGGCGTTCCTGGCGCCGTTCTGCGTCGCGCTCATCACGCAGGAAACCGGCAGCCAGCGCATCGGCATGGCCGCCGTTCTTGCCTTCCTCGCTATCGGCGTCGTGATGATGATGTTCGTGCGGACGCGCTCGGCGCGCTGA